The Paraburkholderia sabiae genome includes a region encoding these proteins:
- a CDS encoding Ldh family oxidoreductase: MRYEAEAARRIAFDAIKGAGANDAIAHSLADAVISAELAGSKAVGFAHLPDYLDGFVKGRIAAHAEPQISFPALAAVRIDARGGIAQLAYDRVFDEIVERANTYGVVTLAVSNSFTVGELGYYTRRLAEAGLVALGTCNATAQMTTLESGKAVYGTNPVSFGAPVANARPLVIDQASSATAFVSVRRAAEAGETIPEGWAVDAQGAPTTDARAAIKGLLLAFGGARGANIAMMMEILAAGMTGANWSMDAPHYAEGGETPGIGLFLVALKADVFAQDFEARLATQLERLAGAGVRIPGSHITVREIDVPDDVMNTVRSYASGKASI; encoded by the coding sequence ATGAGATACGAGGCTGAAGCGGCACGGCGCATCGCGTTCGATGCGATCAAAGGTGCAGGTGCAAATGATGCGATTGCGCATTCACTCGCCGATGCGGTGATATCGGCTGAACTCGCCGGCAGCAAGGCGGTTGGTTTCGCCCATCTTCCGGATTACCTGGATGGCTTCGTCAAAGGCAGAATTGCTGCGCATGCCGAGCCGCAGATCTCGTTTCCAGCGCTGGCGGCCGTACGGATTGACGCGCGGGGCGGCATCGCGCAACTGGCATACGATCGGGTGTTCGACGAGATCGTAGAGAGGGCGAACACCTATGGTGTCGTCACACTGGCCGTGTCCAACAGCTTCACAGTTGGTGAGCTTGGCTACTACACCCGCCGGCTCGCGGAGGCAGGGCTCGTTGCGCTCGGAACCTGCAACGCGACCGCGCAGATGACCACGCTTGAAAGCGGGAAGGCCGTCTACGGAACCAACCCCGTGTCTTTTGGCGCACCAGTGGCAAACGCACGGCCTCTCGTTATCGATCAGGCGTCCAGCGCCACGGCATTTGTCAGTGTTCGAAGGGCAGCAGAGGCTGGCGAGACGATTCCCGAAGGCTGGGCAGTGGATGCGCAAGGCGCGCCGACTACGGACGCCAGGGCGGCCATTAAGGGCCTGCTGTTGGCATTCGGGGGCGCGCGGGGCGCCAACATCGCGATGATGATGGAAATTCTCGCGGCGGGCATGACGGGGGCGAACTGGTCAATGGACGCGCCTCACTATGCAGAAGGCGGCGAGACGCCAGGCATCGGGCTGTTCCTGGTGGCGCTGAAGGCCGATGTGTTTGCGCAAGATTTCGAAGCTCGCCTCGCGACGCAGCTCGAAAGGCTCGCAGGTGCCGGAGTCCGCATTCCTGGTAGTCACATTACGGTTCGCGAGATCGAC
- a CDS encoding proline racemase family protein, with protein MTFKRTFHAVETHSGEPMRVITGGVPHIPGNTVYEQMKWLEENDDQIRMLMLREPRGYPPLCCNLVVPAKHPDAAAGYIIMEQVEYPVMSGGNTISVATVLLETGMIPMQEPVTEFQLEAPAGLIGIRAECSNGKVTSVTFRNVPAFEAHLEKIIDVPHLGKITVDVGWGGMFYVIADVRQFKGLELKPEHGREITRVSALILKAAQEQLPVAHPHYPGYGITIAQLSGPTDSPNADWKNAVTVASGAIDFDNPATWTGAIDRCPCGTGTSAKMATLHAKGQLDINQPFRHEGVLGTVFTGNLVEQTKIGDIPAVVPTISGRSWIYGYNTYVLDPDDPFVNGFTMGDIWA; from the coding sequence ATGACTTTCAAACGCACTTTTCATGCAGTCGAAACTCACTCCGGTGAGCCGATGCGCGTGATCACCGGCGGCGTTCCCCATATTCCGGGGAACACCGTTTACGAGCAGATGAAGTGGCTCGAAGAGAACGATGATCAGATTCGCATGCTGATGCTGCGCGAGCCGCGCGGCTATCCGCCGCTGTGCTGCAATCTGGTAGTGCCTGCGAAGCACCCCGATGCCGCGGCGGGCTACATCATCATGGAGCAGGTCGAGTATCCCGTGATGAGCGGGGGCAACACGATCTCTGTTGCAACGGTGCTGCTAGAAACCGGCATGATTCCGATGCAGGAGCCGGTCACGGAGTTTCAGCTCGAAGCACCCGCAGGTCTGATCGGTATCAGGGCAGAGTGCAGCAACGGAAAGGTGACGTCGGTCACGTTCCGGAACGTGCCGGCATTTGAGGCTCATCTCGAGAAGATTATCGACGTGCCTCACCTCGGCAAGATCACTGTCGATGTGGGTTGGGGCGGCATGTTCTACGTCATCGCCGACGTTCGCCAGTTCAAGGGACTCGAACTCAAGCCCGAGCACGGACGCGAGATCACACGAGTATCCGCGCTGATCCTGAAGGCAGCGCAGGAGCAATTACCCGTTGCGCATCCGCATTATCCTGGCTACGGCATCACGATTGCGCAGTTGTCCGGGCCGACCGACAGCCCGAATGCAGACTGGAAGAACGCGGTGACGGTCGCGAGCGGGGCGATCGACTTCGATAACCCGGCAACGTGGACGGGTGCTATCGACCGGTGCCCTTGCGGCACGGGCACGTCCGCGAAGATGGCCACGCTTCACGCAAAGGGCCAACTGGATATCAATCAGCCTTTCCGGCACGAAGGCGTGCTGGGAACAGTATTCACGGGCAACCTCGTCGAGCAGACGAAGATCGGCGACATTCCGGCCGTGGTTCCGACCATCTCCGGCCGTTCGTGGATCTATGGCTACAACACCTACGTGCTCGACCCCGACGACCCCTTCGTGAACGGCTTCACGATGGGCGATATCTGGGCCTGA